Sequence from the Panicum virgatum strain AP13 chromosome 5N, P.virgatum_v5, whole genome shotgun sequence genome:
cacccgagcagagtacatgtccgcgttccgtctctcctgctcacgcctcacagcccgctttcttctgaagcaaaactcctccaggtgacctttcctgtcacagtactcgcagtggtacctcacctcacgcttgggaggtggagtcctagcctgcggacggggaggagcagcccccttcttctgagcaacatgggctgcggcagcagggagcgtatcgagggaattcttcagctcattgggctttggaacccaaacttgCTTCTACGGAGGTGCTTTcagtggttctttaagcacaccatccgcggggtcaacaagcgaaggctgtgtgctcgtactagcagtatttccagcagccttgccgattttaccatacaacttgtcaaagtctgacttcgtgtatgtgtaaccgaccccaaacccatcaccacgcttgaactgcttgatcatcatgcccaactgcggctcactagcagaaacccaactaagaatcgccctaagataggtattctcattctccaagttggctttctctaccgcaagattatccaaatcagagatcaaaccagggcaaacagagcagtcaataggtgggctagactccacgaccttagtcttccccaaagacttaatcaaggcgttcttctcatctaacTCCGACCTAAGCATGGGACAAaacttacaagcaccaagcagaactggcctagacttcatctcctcaagctcgcacacaacagtagcaaacttggactgcaacgaagctagatcggacttaaagataggacactcatcacattcaagcacatcactaacaatgggagcgtccttaaccagttcaagTTTATGCTTGGCCTCAGcaagctcatgagacacgtcagcaagcgaaatcttagcaacatctaagttcgcaatgttctcatcatgcttggcacggagagcaacaagatcgttcatgtgagatatgcagccagcgcactcatcctcactagatttctccctagcacaagccagctcagccctaagctttctacgctctctagctgcttccttaagcagccttttctggttgtcgagagcagcatacaactccctaacctctgtatctagcaggtcgatcgtggagtttacctctgaattgctctcggatccaggagaagattcggCGTGCGtcagtgtagcatgtccaccagAAGACTCGAGCACCATCTGCTTCgtccgccatggtgcagaaaccttTGCGCCGACCAGCCGCCAAGCACAGgctgatgaagccggtggcttccttgtcccgcttcttcttcttcttgacgtcgtcgtcggaggtcggtgaagaagagcggtcggtgtcggagctcttgtcgaggtcgctgagctgtgcCAGAAAAGCCTTCTcctgcttcttggccttgtactagaagcgcttcttgagtgactccttgtcgaagcgtcctccccggtcacgactgcggtgcttgtggcaccgacgctccttgttggagcctccctcatcgcggtcgcggtggcggtagtagtcgaagtggttgttctggccaccgccgaacttcttggggcaatcggcgatgaagtggttcaaatcgccgcagttgtagcacccggggttcttcttcctctgcctgttgtagtagacgcgctggaacttgctgatgaggaggcacaagtcgtcatcgcccagcgtctccagctgctcatctgtaacagaaggcaaagaggcaagagaaaagccaagagcagagttagcgttagagttcgatccacctgggcctgtcccaagagcgatgctcttggaaggaggggcaccattgagcttggctcgtgtctggttatacacctccgtggccttgagcttgctgaacagctcgttcacggtcagagtctcataaccagcagactcaatgatcgtattcaccttgagatcccacacagagcggtcaagtgcataGAGtagcttgagggccttctcatgctctgtgtactcaagggcgtcagcagatctgttcgcattgactttgttcacaatcgattgaaaccgactgaacatatcgccaatgctctcacccggcccctgtgtgaagttctcgtattcatgCCGGTGAGTCTcaaacagtctggccttcacctgaggtgtgccctcgtggtagttctcaaggcacgtccaaactttgtgggcttcctgaaaaccctggacgcgtgagaactccgcacgagaaatgccagcgatcaaggcattgacagctttggtgttagcctcgtgctcggacacctgaagaggtgtggtccgaatggcaagcacctcgtaagcctggttcctggtaatatcccagacctcggctcccatgctctgcaagaatactttcatgcgaaccttccagtaggcatagtcctcgcatGCAAACACGGgaatcttaccaagactcgccatggtcgccaagtggttttcgagccggttaaggtactgaaaacctcaaccttgctctgataccaattgagggaccgaaactggcgaccagagggggggggtgaatgggagccgatcaaaatttctctcgaaatcgatctgtcggcctatatcccaaaattcACTGCAAGCCCTCAACCTAGGGTATGAAATaatagctatggactagcttTCTCCTTGCGAAAAGACCTAGGAAGTCAATACGATGCAAATCGCAGAACTcgactgcctggaccggtctgaccggtgcaacggaccggtctgactagtcGTGGCCTGAACAGgtcttgaccggtctgaccggtcttgccgtccggtctgactggtgccaCCCAGAAAAACCCGTGAACAAGACTTCAAAAGAGGAATCTCGAGCAAATGAAGTCCAAATCCAGTGAAACTTGGAGGGTACCTCCACAACTAACCtgcgaacatatccccaagagatctttcccaaaagatcaatgaaacttgagaatttgagggaagatcaagaaggattggggttttctcaagaactcaataACTTCAATTCGTAggaactcgtgattccagagggtttggcaCGAGGCTAggagcacgggaatcactacaaagagctctacgaaccGTCGCGATCAAGTGCATAAAAAATGAAACGAAAATCCATTACAAAAGAGCACAAGAGggacgggattggattgattcaaaagcccagagggcacaaggaggatggggcctcattttccaatcaaatccaatacaaagtctcacaaatccataatcaaatcatactctaaagagaagaacggggggggagagacacaggggcggcggcctggaggaacAAGCAATCCACGGACAAGTTACAAAAGCGGCACtaacctaatacaagtgaaggggtatttatacccgcggagaccggtcagaccagttccatggaccggtcagaccggttggttagaccggtcagaccggtgccagggaccggttggtctgcagaTTCTccatgtacacgatctcatctgacggctgaggttctttcttcgcaacgaagtcttctccacgatgccgccataTTGATGAAGATTTGTTCCACGGTTTTGGAAGGTCcttgaaacccgggtagatggccggttttgagaaaaccaccaaaactcctcgcgcgggaagattcccgcctgcACGacatggccctagacgccgttcccgcctcggccttctgacggccctagacgccgcccgacgcccgtcacctcctcgcccacagcgaggccctagacgccgtcgacgcccatcGCCTccatcagtcccgagaccgacgcccgtgcctccacgacttggcgtcttcaaccgccatctgcctgcttggttttgtggcgcaaaccaagaaacccgccttctatcgccgcttgcgcccttgattcaggagtggacgccacagctgccgcccggcccgagctcctgtcccggctgcccttcaccgccgtccaccgcacggtccatcggccacagcacctccacggcagctctccgtcgacacttgatgcccgtgtacctgcaaccaaagaccaagcacacgacgcaatctccacagagtcgcgactacaccacggttagtccactccacgtgttgaccACCCGTCAACACCTAACGCTCCACACGGGCACTGAAGAAGGAAACACAAGAACATAAACAAAACGCACACACATCGGTTAGCCTGACACAAACACGAGCCAAAATCAAGCTAACACGCCAAAACCTCTAAGTCATCacgacaatcactcatcacaatatATGAGGTCAAGGTACTTGTCAACTTGACCTCTCAGTGGACGAGACCACGAGAGCTACATTCTTACTTTATCTTACTATTATTAATTGGAGACATCTTTAGAGTCTCCACATAaagccacctagaatcctaaatgaacaatctaaaaaaatagagaaattctataaattctcacaaaaatcagaaacatcctatccaacaactctaattataataaccatcggatttgttatcttttctaataaattacccacctctgtcattataaagatagactaaaataacctccctaaacatgtatctaaattacccacatctgccattacaaaaaatctaaagtaatcctctaatctttgtgtaaattacccacctatgccattgtaaaaataatacaaataccccctATATTTTGTacataaattatccaattatgtcattattattacaagttaaattactcctaaatctgaatctaaattatataattataataaaatattaaattgcaccaatataaaattctaaattactatttctatcattattaatatattatttatattattgttttataaaaatactacccaagATATATGTCACTATATATTCATGTACGATGGAAGAGGtaagaatatcaattcacaaacaaatagataATATATATCGAATGCTtatggaggtgtgatgtaaAATGAAAATCTATTATaattagataatgataaatttatattttagagtatatgttagaatatttaatagatgaaaaaaagatgtgagatagataattataattattgaccttattcttatattaattctaattagttcgtgcgggagcacgggttgatagactagtaagCTAAAAAAAATTCGACTGGAGGGTACGATGATGGTCCCATCATATTTTTATTAAGAGAAAGCAACTAGCTTTCCGGTCGAGAAAACCTCCGAAACCTTAGCCGCACTAGTGAGGGGGATTTTTTTTAAccacagcctgaaattcgctcctaCAGGGAGTCAAACCCAAGATCTAAGGAGTGCTACTAGAACTACCTAACCAATTCAGCTACAGGCCCATTCGCAGAGCTACAATAAGCTTGTGTTAATGCTTTAGTTTATCTTTATTTGTGATGATGTCCTACTTGTAGCTTATTTTCTTCAATCTGAGAATAATGGGTTACTAGCTTTGGTAACAATTTTTTGACTTATTTACGCCAACTGGACCAGATGATGGATTATAATGTGCTCGGAGGAAAGTGCAACCGACTGCTCTCTGTCATTGATACCTATAATATACTGAAGGGTGCTGATGTTATCAGCCAAGAAGAGACATTTCTTGCTTGCACCCTTGGTTGGTGTATGGAATGGGTATTATTACTTCCCGATGGTTTTATTTTCAAGCTTGTTTGTCGAATGGTACGTAATAGCTCAATCTAAACTGCTAGGTGGGGCCTTTAATTATTATATTTCGTGTTTGCAGCTTCAAGCTGTTTATCTTATGCTCGATGATATTATGGACAACTCCCAGACACGACGTGGCCAGCCTTGCTGGTTTAGGGTGCCTCAGGTCAGATGACGGCGGCAGTTGATTATCTTTTATGTCTGCCAAATTATTTGTATAGTATTTGTTTTGATGGTTGTACCAGTAATGTTACTTAAAAGGATACAGTATGCGCACCCAAATCTGCTTCATTTATTGAGCAAAAACAGCTAACGTTGACATTTCATGTTTCTATTTGGTCTCCCCGTAGTAAGCAACTAATTAATTTTACTGACCAAGTTTCTATTTGTTCTCCTTGTAGGGAACTGATTTATACTACTGCATTTTTGTTTTTCACATATTGTTTAGGGTTTTAACCTACAAACTATGAAACTAATTAATTGAAGCATTTTGTTTGCAATAGGTTGGCCTCATTGCTATAAATGATGCAATTATCCTTCACAACCATGTTCCGCGTATCCTTCGGCGCCACTTCAAAACGAAGCCATATTATGTTGATATCATTGATTTGTTCAATGAGGTAATCATATTTAGTTTTCAGTCACAAGTATATGTTCATGCCAAATTACTAATTGTTACTTATAAAAGATGGATACTCTCTTTATGTTTCTAGGCAGAGTTCAAGGCAGTTTCAAGTCAGTTGTTGGATCTTATCATTACTCATGATGGTAGAAAGGATCTGAATAGATATAACGAAACAATGTAAGTTCATGTAGCACAGTAGTAGTAATACAATTCACACATACTTTGTTTCCTTGAATGATTTATTGCCTTTTGTAATCGACTGTAGTTGAAAAGTATTAACCGCTACATTTGCAATTTTCAAACTGTAAAAATAATTTCTCAACTACAGTCGATTACACATTCAATTTGAAAAATCATGTTTACTTATTGCTAATTCCTTTCAATGATTTGCATTTTACACAGTTACCGCCACATCGCTCAATACAAGACAGCCTACTACTCCTTTTATATTCCTGTAGGTGTTATCATCCTATATGTTTTGTTCAGTTATCTAGATTGTGATGGTAATACATAAGTAGATGTGTGTGGTACTAATATTAATTCCACTTCATTCAAGGTTGCATGTGCTTTGTTGTTGGCTGGTGAGAACCTGGATAACTTTGGTGATGTAAAGAACATTCTCATTGAAATTGGAATATACTTTCAGATCCAGGTAATGTTTCTATTTTTAGTACGTAAAATAATGTGAGTTGTTACATCATAAAACTGCTGCTTAATGATATTCTCAATAGGATGATTATCTAGACTGTTTTGGTGACCCTGAACTCACCGGCAAGGTTAGTTTTTGGATATTTTTCTATACTAATTTAAATGAGTATAACTGCTGGGTTCACTACAATCAAGACCCTGTTTCTTTAGTTCTCTGATCTTATCAGTATCAATTCTTATCACAGATTGGAACTGATATTGAAGAGTCCAAGTGTTCCTGGTTAGTTGTGCAAGCTCTTGAACACACTGATGAGAACCAGAAGAGCATTCTGATTGTAAGTGTTATTTGGTCATTATTTTCACAACAAATAAAATAGAATCTAGCTAAATTAATGTGTGGCCTCATAGGAAAATTATGGAAAGTCTGATCCAGCATGTGTTGCAAAAGTGAAGGACTTGTACAAAGAGCTTAATCTGGAGGTTTGTCTTGAGTCCTGACCATTCTGTAATGTTAATGTTTTTGTATCATTTTCAATTGACTCAaccatatat
This genomic interval carries:
- the LOC120675362 gene encoding farnesyl pyrophosphate synthase-like is translated as MATAGAVDGKGTGGTDKMAALKVIYNKLQAEVLEDHAIEVTHESAIQWIDRMMDYNVLGGKCNRLLSVIDTYNILKGADVISQEETFLACTLGWCMEWLQAVYLMLDDIMDNSQTRRGQPCWFRVPQVGLIAINDAIILHNHVPRILRRHFKTKPYYVDIIDLFNEAEFKAVSSQLLDLIITHDGRKDLNRYNETIYRHIAQYKTAYYSFYIPVACALLLAGENLDNFGDVKNILIEIGIYFQIQDDYLDCFGDPELTGKIGTDIEESKCSWLVVQALEHTDENQKSILIENYGKSDPACVAKVKDLYKELNLELVFREYERETYIKLIGTIEAQLNKAVQTLLKSFLHKIYKREK